One Rosa chinensis cultivar Old Blush chromosome 5, RchiOBHm-V2, whole genome shotgun sequence genomic region harbors:
- the LOC112166125 gene encoding uncharacterized protein LOC112166125 gives MASPSPSLLLAAAITLTLLFSYSVKLPFHPRDLLPLLPRQLSWPILNSLHSPVDLLPTFVGSASSQNNTLGWKGACFYQNTAWMEFHNKTGSQFGGGTLHIKVSKAHSWTCMDIYVFATPYTVTWDYYLLSREHTLEFKEWTGKTEYEYVKNRGVSIFLMQAGMLGTLQALWDVFPLFTNTGWGELSNIGFLKKHMGATFEQRPQPWVTNISTDDIHSGDFLAISKIRGRWGGFETLEKWVSGAYAGHSAVCLRDSEGKLWVGESGNENEQGEDIIAILPWDEWWDFELNKDDSDPHIALLPLHPDIRAKFNKTAAWEYARSMEGQPYGYHNMIFSWIDTINENYPPPLDAHVIASVMTVWNQIKPTYAANLWNEALNKRLETQNLSFPEILVEVEKRGSSFDQLLTIPEQDDWLYSDGKSTSCVAFILEMYKEAGLFDPIASSIQVTEFTIKDAYMLKFFENDSNRLPKWCNDGDTVKLPFCQIKGKYRMELPEYNIMEPYPHMNERCPSLPPKYSRRQNC, from the exons ATGGCTTCCCCCTCTCCCTCTTTACTCCTCGCAGCAGCCATCACCCTCACTCTGCTCTTCTCATACTCGGTCAAATTACCATTCCACCCCCGCGACCTACTCCCTCTCCTTCCCAGACAGCTCTCATGGCCAATCCTCAACTCCCTCCACAGCCCAGTCGATCTCCTCCCCACTTTCGTCGGCTCCGCCTCGTCCCAAAACAACACTCTCGGCTGGAAAGGCGCCTGCTTTTACCAGAACACGGCTTGGATGGAGTTCCACAACAAAACCGGCTCACAATTTGGTGGCGGAACTCTTCATATCAAG GTTAGCAAGGCTCATAGTTGGACGTGTATGGATATTTATGTCTTTGCAACTCCATATACTGTCACATGGGATTACTATCTTCTGTCGCGGGAGCACACACTCGAGTTTAAGGAGTGGACAGGGAAAACTGAGTATGAATAT GTTAAAAACAGGGGAGTTTCTATATTCCTCATGCAAGCAGGGATGTTAGGCACCCTTCAAGCATTGTGGGATGTCTTTCCCTTGTTTACAAATACAGGATGGGGAGAGCTGTCCAATATTGGGTTTCTCAAAAAGCATATGGGTGCAACCTTTGAGCAACGTCCTCAACCTTGGGTAACAAATATTAGCACTGATGATATTCACTCCGGAGATTTCCTTGCAATATCTAAGATTCGCGGGAGGTGGGGTGGATTTGAGACTCTAGAGAAGTGGGTCAGTGGAGCTTACGCTGGTCATTCTGCGGTTTGTTTAAGGGATTCTGAAGGAAAGTTGTGGGTTGGTGAATCAGGGAATGAAAATGAGCAG GGAGAAGATATTATTGCTATTCTGCCATGGGATGAGTGGTGGGATTTTGAGCTAAACAAAGATGATTCTGATCCCCACATTGCATTGCTTCCCTTGCATCCTGATATCCGAGCGAAGTTTAACAAGACTGCGGCCTGGGAGTATGCGAGGAGCATGGAAGGCCAACCATATGGTTATCATAACATGATATTCAGCTGGATAGATACTATAAATGAAAACTATCCACCCCCTTTGGATGCTCATGTG ATTGCTTCTGTTATGACAGTTTGGAATCAAATAAAGCCTACATATGCTGCTAACTTGTGGAATGAAGCCTTGAACAAGCGACTTGAAACTCAG AACCTTAGCTTTCCTGAGATCCTGGTTGAAGTTGAAAAGCGTGGGTCATCTTTTGATCAATTGCTTACAATTCCGGAACAAGATGATTGGCTGTACAGTGATGGGAAGTCAACTTCATGCGTTGCCTTCATTCTGGAAATGTATAAGGAGGCTGGACTTTTTGATCCAATTGCAAGCTCTATCCAAGTTACTGAATTTACG ATAAAAGACGCTTACATGCTCAAGTTCTTTGAAAATGATTCGAACCGCCTGCCCAAGTGGTGCAATGATGGGGACACCGTGAAGCTTCCGTTCTGTCAGATTAAGGGGAAGTATCGAATGGAATTGCCTGAATACAACATCATGGAACCATACCCCCATATGAATGAGAGATGCCCATCACTGCCCCCCAAGTATTCCAGGCGGCAGAATTGCTGA
- the LOC112165277 gene encoding fatty acid desaturase 4, chloroplastic, translating to MSIFTQNKLLPSPKHHVHTICHSPILRTTVHCSVSTTAKPKPVPEKLIIEPPRLQQLEPSPDNIRPMLNDPSLLSTWSHRAWVASGCTTVLISLAKSVAGAAHSHIWAEPILAGLVGYVLADLGSGVYHWGIDNYGGASTPIFGAQIEAFQGHHKWPWTITKRQFANNLHALARVITFTVLPLDLAFDDPIFHGFVAVCSGCIMFSQQFHAWAHGTKSRLPPLVLALQDSGLLISRSQHSAHHRQPYNNNYCIVSGVWNEFLDKQKVFEALEMILFFKQGLRPRSWSEPCSEWIEEAETISQLANN from the coding sequence ATGTCTATCTTCACTCAAAATAAGCTCCTCCCAAGCCCCAAACACCATGTTCACACAATATGCCACTCTCCAATCCTCCGAACAACCGTACATTGCTCTGTCTCCACCACCGCAAAGCCGAAACCAGTCCCCGAAAAGCTCATCATCGAACCTCCCCGGCTGCAGCAGCTGGAACCCTCACCGGACAACATCCGGCCGATGCTCAATGACCCGAGTCTACTATCAACGTGGTCTCACCGTGCATGGGTAGCGAGCGGGTGCACTACTGTGCTCATTTCTCTAGCTAAATCCGTAGCGGGTGCAGCCCATTCACACATATGGGCCGAGCCCATTTTAGCAGGCTTGGTCGGGTACGTGTTGGCGGATCTCGGATCTGGAGTTTACCATTGGGGCATTGACAACTATGGTGGtgcctcaactccaattttTGGTGCCCAAATAGAGGCATTCCAAGGTCACCATAAGTGGCCATGGACAATCACTAAGCGCCAATTTGCTAACAATTTACATGCCTTGGCTCGTGTCATAACTTTCACAGTGCTTCCCTTAGACCTTGCCTTTGATGATCCTATTTTTCATGGCTTTGTTGCTGTTTGCTCTGGTTGCATTATGTTTAGCCAGCAATTTCATGCTTGGGCTCATGGCACAAAGAGCCGGCTACCTCCATTGGTGCTGGCATTGCAAGATTCCGGCTTACTGATATCTCGGTCGCAACATTCGGCGCACCACCGGCAACCTTATAACAACAACTACTGCATAGTGAGTGGAGTTTGGAATGAGTTTTTGGATAAGCAGAAGGTATTTGAAGCGTTGGAGATGATCTTGTTTTTTAAGCAAGGGTTAAGACCTAGGTCTTGGAGTGAACCTTGCTCTGAGTGGATTGAAGAGGCTGAGACTATTTCTCAACTTGCAAACAATTGA